The stretch of DNA TTGATATACTTGAGTTATACCATCAGCTCCAGCAAACATTCACTGACTAACGTGTATATAGTTGTGGATTTTTCTtctgaaacaataaataaatcaatcaatgcTACTGCTTGTTTTTTCAGCTTTTACATGTATAACACTGGCAAATTTTTCCataaaccaaataaaataaaattaacatttaagcTAATATCCTGCAACAGAACGGCTCTGGGTACTTAACAGAAGAGACAAGCTGCAGTGACATCCTGAGCTGGAGGCCGCATTAGGATGCACCACCTCAGAATGAGTATACTCAACTCAATCCAAGGGCATTTAATAATACTGAGGTTTCCAGCTCTAAGGAAAAGGGTTTAATAACTGTTTGCACAACATTTTAGCTACAAATTATTTTGGGAAcatcaaatttttcattttcagagttCATCAATAGATAGGGCAACATTTCTTTAGTTTGATCTTTGTCCATCACAGCTGAGGGATCCTCTAGACACGAAATTGCACGTGTTTCGCAAAACATGAATTTTTCATCCCTGTACAACAACCACTTTATTTGACTGTCAGGTCAGTCAAAGAACATTTTCCTCTCattgcttttgaaaatgaattgacaGTTGCAGCTTTGTTCTGAAGTAATGTATATTTTGACGTAAATAATAAACAACACAGATGATTaggacatacattttttattccaaacaaTTTAACCAAGCTTGGTTGCCAGTTCCTTGGCCTTTGCCTTCTCCAGCTTCGTGATGCGGGCAGTGGACTTGGGGCCCATGATGCCACCTCCCCAGTGACGACGGATCTGGAACAAAAGTTTGCAAAGTGTTATGATGGAGCAATATGGGCTGTGAAATTAATGATCAACTTCACTGAATGAAGAATGCGTACCTCCTCATATCTGTCATTGTAGTTGGTCTTGATGGCTTCCACAAGCTTGGCAAGTGCACCCTTATCCTCACTATGAGAGAACAAAACCAGTCAACACGGTATTGACACAAGAGATAGCACTGAAATTAGAAGGGATTAACGCTCAAGTATTATGCAGAAAAATCTATTGTCGTTTTAATTGGTTTCAATAAAGTGCAAATATTTCACCCCGTTCTATTCTCCAATTTGATGTCATGATAGCAAGCAACTTAAACCTGTGTTTGCTCAGAGCATCATGTCTGAGATTGCCAACCACCTCAGAACCTCAATTAAAACTGCCTAACTAGTCCTGTGTAAATTAGCGACAGTGTGGGATTGTCACAACAACCACTGCAGCAGGGACTGCTTTATAAACACTAAAgagataaaaaagtaaaaagcctATTTTGGCCGGTTACGCAGCTTTTACAGCACAGGTCAGATTATGCATACTCACGGGTTAGTCTGTGTGAAGGCAACTGAAGTGCATGTCTTTCTGTGCACCAGTCTGCCCAGTCTAGCCTTGCCCTTGACAATGCAGTATGGGACGCCCATCTTGCGGCACAGAGCTGGCAGGAAGACGACGAGCTGCGGAGGCAGGGGAACCACAGAAAACATCAGTATTTCAGCATTACACCAAATTTAAGGAAATCTTAACAGAATCCTGTACTTGAAAGAGGTGTTCTTGGTTTCTGGTCACTGCTCAGGGTTAAAAAGCTCGTGTTTTGATCCACATAGCGGATTCAGGTGAAGAAATTCAAACATCATTGCCAGTGACCACTTCTTACACTGTCCTGAACCTAATGCATCAAGTTCCCCTGCTGCCCGGACTCTACGTGACAAACTTACCTCAATCGGATCCACATCGTGGGCAATGATGACGAGCTGGGCCTTCTTGCTCTCCACCAGGGAGGTGACGGTGTTCACACCTGTAAGCAAGTGGAAGATGAAACTTAAAACATCGGATCGGCAAACTGCCTGCCATGAAACAATTCATCTTGGCCAATGCTCAGGGTTAAAAAGCTCAAAAGCATCAAGGAGTGTTTCAGTTGAAGAAATTCAAGTTCATCACTGCATTCAGGCCAAGTAAGATGAGACCCCACCGTGTTTGGAAGATGGCACTAAATTAAACTAAAGTTACCTCATTATTTCATGATAAAACATCTAAGATGTTCCACACAACCTAACAAAAGGTTTGGTGAGTTAAGTCCCAAATGTTCTACAGTGCCTCAGTTCTTCTGTGTACCTCACCTGCACGGAGGACAGGGGGCCTCTTGGTTGGGGTATCTCCCTTTCCAGCAGCCTTCTGCTCAGCGCGGGCCAGCAGCCTTTGCCTCTTCTCCTGCTTGGTCTCTGGCCTGTACTTGTGGGCCAGCTTGAACAGCTGTGTGGCTGAGGAGGAACAAAGACGAAGGTCAAAACGTCGCCATTCGTTAAACCCCAAAACATGGATTCACGAGGCTCAGTCCTAAGAAGGAAGCCAACAGAATTTCAAGAAGCTACATCAGTGATCTTGGTGGAAAGTGTCAGCATGGCTGATAAGATAGCAACTATTATTTCACATCATTTGCACAGCAACAGTGGAACTTGAATGGTCTTGAAATACTGCAGTTTGACTCTTCGGGGAAGCCCTGCCACAAGTACTACGTCAGTAACATCGTAGAGAAACGTACCGGTCTGACGGTCCAGGGCCTGGGTGAACTGGTTGATTGCTGGGGGAACCTTCAGGCGCTTGTAGAGGATGGAGCGCTGCCTCTGCAGGCGGATGTAGCGAGGCCATTTCACAAAGCGTGTCAAATCACGCTTGGGCTGGATGTCCTGGCCTGTGGTGACAGACAACAGTGTTTAGTATCTGACATCAAACCAAAGTCAGGTTTGCTTGGTATTTATCTACGGTGCATCAGCGATCTTGGTGAGAAATTTGTCTTCAGAGTTGTAAGATAGCAAATATTCTTTAACATCATCTGCACCATCACACGTCTCTTGTTCTGCAGAACAGTACAGAAGGCCACTCACCGATGCCATAGTTCTTTGGCCTCTTCTCAAAGAGGGGGTTGACGACTTTCTTGGCCTCATGTTTCTTGGCCACCGAAGGGGCCGGTGCCACCTTCTTCCCCTTAGCCTTCTTTCCCTTAGGCTGTTGAGAGAGAAGATAGTAAGACATTAATATTAATCATTTGGGAACAAACATTGAAGTTTTGGGCCTCGCTTGATCTCTGACTCTACAACTGTGACTTTGGTCTCAAGGCATCCAAAGCTCCAGCAGGTCTACAATTTAGCATCAGTTGCTTAGCATGCAGGTTAGCCTCCTCCTTCAATGACTCTTTCCAGGATCACGAAGATTTAGAGACTGAAGACCCCTTGACTGACAATACTCTACCGGCAAAACCGAGAGAAGCTCGGAGGTATTAGCAAATACAGCGAGTCAAATCCCCATGGCTGGTCCGTTCACCCTGCTGGTACACACACGCCATACAAGATACTGGAATGAGCAACCAGCTCATTACTTCACT from Scophthalmus maximus strain ysfricsl-2021 chromosome 20, ASM2237912v1, whole genome shotgun sequence encodes:
- the LOC118284798 gene encoding 60S ribosomal protein L7a; this encodes MLGFFFLFPGRANPHRPRIVCYSEVPRSRAERRDTPAHHPQTTPPLLLPYTAARHGTTQGWRRRRQQGNPKGKKAKGKKVAPAPSVAKKHEAKKVVNPLFEKRPKNYGIGQDIQPKRDLTRFVKWPRYIRLQRQRSILYKRLKVPPAINQFTQALDRQTATQLFKLAHKYRPETKQEKRQRLLARAEQKAAGKGDTPTKRPPVLRAGVNTVTSLVESKKAQLVIIAHDVDPIELVVFLPALCRKMGVPYCIVKGKARLGRLVHRKTCTSVAFTQTNPEDKGALAKLVEAIKTNYNDRYEEIRRHWGGGIMGPKSTARITKLEKAKAKELATKLG